The following proteins come from a genomic window of Deltaproteobacteria bacterium:
- a CDS encoding C-terminal binding protein codes for MAKYRVVYCGSNDIPVDLIEPILREADAEMVIARPTNDEELAEAGRDADGMIFHGALPLTREIISKLNRCKVVCRTGVGVDRLDLAAAKEHGVTVCNAAGCNSIEVSEQMIGLMIAISRKLVRMNQYVREGRWRRHTAELHSYRGPVSRIAGQTLGIVGLGNVGRQVAPRAQGMKMNVQAVDPYVAPELAEAMGVKLVSLDELVRTSDVISLHAPLVSATRKMFGKAQFTAMKKSAYILNCARGGLVDTDALYEALTTNEIAGAALDVTDPEPMPADHPILTLPNVIVTCHTAANSNESYVDCQTHAAREVVRVLQGEPPTTEINDPWLVSEAQDQGFGGV; via the coding sequence ATGGCGAAATACCGGGTCGTTTACTGTGGCAGCAACGATATTCCCGTCGACCTGATCGAGCCCATCCTGCGCGAGGCGGATGCGGAGATGGTGATCGCCCGGCCGACCAACGACGAGGAGTTGGCCGAGGCCGGGCGCGACGCCGACGGCATGATCTTTCATGGGGCCTTGCCGCTCACCCGCGAGATCATCTCCAAGCTCAACCGCTGCAAGGTGGTGTGCCGCACCGGCGTGGGCGTGGACCGGCTGGACTTGGCCGCGGCCAAGGAGCACGGCGTCACCGTGTGCAACGCCGCCGGCTGCAACTCCATCGAAGTGTCGGAGCAGATGATCGGCCTCATGATCGCCATCTCTCGCAAGCTCGTGCGCATGAACCAGTACGTGCGCGAGGGTCGCTGGCGCCGCCACACCGCCGAGCTGCACTCCTACCGCGGCCCGGTGTCACGTATCGCCGGGCAGACCCTGGGAATCGTGGGCCTGGGCAACGTGGGGCGCCAGGTGGCGCCTCGGGCCCAGGGCATGAAGATGAACGTCCAGGCGGTGGACCCGTACGTGGCTCCGGAACTCGCCGAGGCCATGGGCGTGAAGCTGGTGTCCCTGGACGAGCTGGTGCGCACTTCGGACGTGATCAGCCTGCACGCTCCGCTCGTGTCCGCCACCCGCAAGATGTTCGGCAAGGCCCAGTTCACCGCCATGAAGAAGTCGGCCTACATCCTCAACTGCGCCCGCGGCGGCCTGGTGGACACCGACGCCCTCTACGAGGCCCTCACCACCAACGAGATCGCCGGCGCCGCCCTCGACGTCACCGACCCCGAACCCATGCCCGCCGACCACCCGATCCTCACCCTCCCCAACGTCATCGTCACGTGCCACACCGCCGCCAACTCCAACGAGTCGTACGTGGACTGCCAAACCCACGCCGCCAGGGAAGTCGTGCGGGTGCTACAGGGCGAGCCCCCGACAACGGAGATCAACGATCCGTGGCTGGTGAGCGAGGCGCAGGATCAGGGGTTTGGAGGGGTTTGA
- a CDS encoding amidase: MTEQDLTELTLADASAKIRSGVLSPIELAELVLARIERLNPELVAYVTVSRDEALADARAAETEIREGKYRGPLHGIPLSIKDNIATRGIRTTAGSKVLEDCVPDYDATVVARLRDAGAVILGKTNMHEWANGGTTINPFYGTTRNPWDTERIAGGSSGGSAAGVAASLGLGSLGTDNGGSVRNPASLCGIVGLKPTYGRVSRFGHVPGDGGFSTNHVGVFSKTVRDCALILRAIAGIDPKDPNSADEPVPDYEDGLDAGIKGLRVGVVKDYFDRYTTRSVREAFVEAQRQLESLGATLVEVEVPHIDTTRFVWPCITRPENVVENLPYLTARPRDYSPRLLLQNVGAMLIPAEAYVTAQRIRRMLCREFDEAFEQVDLIAAPTAAVPAPTIEESKRAVMEVDGEKISLEGTGVNFRSLFTTPFNLTGLPALSVNCGFTDGGLPIGLQVVGPRFREERVLRAAHAYEQAAGWHRRKPTVGG; encoded by the coding sequence ATGACGGAACAGGACTTGACCGAGCTGACCCTGGCGGATGCATCCGCGAAGATCAGGAGCGGGGTCTTATCCCCGATAGAGCTTGCTGAGCTTGTGCTCGCTCGGATCGAGCGTTTGAACCCGGAACTGGTCGCATACGTCACGGTATCCCGGGACGAGGCGCTGGCGGACGCGCGGGCGGCGGAGACGGAGATACGCGAAGGCAAGTATCGTGGGCCGCTGCACGGCATTCCCTTGTCCATCAAGGACAACATCGCGACACGTGGCATCCGCACGACAGCGGGGTCCAAGGTGCTGGAGGACTGCGTTCCGGATTACGACGCCACTGTGGTGGCGCGGTTGAGGGACGCGGGCGCGGTGATCCTGGGCAAGACCAACATGCACGAGTGGGCCAACGGCGGCACCACCATCAATCCGTTCTACGGCACCACCCGTAACCCCTGGGATACGGAGCGGATCGCCGGGGGCTCCAGCGGCGGGTCGGCGGCGGGAGTGGCCGCGAGCCTGGGCCTCGGCTCTTTGGGCACGGACAACGGCGGCTCGGTGCGGAACCCGGCATCGCTGTGCGGCATCGTGGGGTTGAAACCCACCTATGGCCGCGTCAGCCGCTTCGGGCACGTGCCCGGCGACGGCGGCTTCAGTACCAACCACGTGGGCGTGTTCAGCAAGACGGTGCGGGACTGCGCCCTGATCCTGCGGGCCATCGCGGGAATAGACCCGAAGGACCCCAACAGCGCGGACGAGCCGGTGCCGGACTACGAGGACGGCCTCGACGCCGGTATCAAGGGCCTCCGCGTGGGAGTCGTCAAGGACTACTTCGACCGCTACACGACGCGGTCGGTGCGGGAAGCCTTCGTGGAGGCCCAGCGGCAACTGGAATCCCTCGGTGCCACGCTGGTGGAGGTGGAGGTGCCGCACATCGACACGACGAGGTTCGTGTGGCCGTGCATCACGCGGCCGGAGAACGTCGTGGAGAACCTGCCTTACCTGACGGCGCGGCCGCGGGACTACAGTCCGCGCCTGCTGCTTCAGAACGTCGGCGCCATGCTGATTCCCGCTGAAGCCTACGTGACCGCGCAACGCATCCGCCGGATGTTGTGCCGGGAGTTCGACGAAGCCTTCGAGCAGGTGGACCTCATCGCCGCGCCCACGGCGGCGGTGCCAGCACCCACCATCGAGGAATCCAAGCGGGCGGTGATGGAAGTGGACGGAGAGAAGATCAGCCTCGAAGGCACGGGCGTGAACTTCCGCTCGCTCTTTACCACGCCCTTCAACCTTACCGGCCTGCCGGCCCTGAGCGTCAACTGCGGGTTCACGGACGGCGGCCTGCCCATCGGGCTCCAGGTCGTGGGGCCGCGTTTCCGCGAAGAACGGGTGCTGCGGGCCGCCCACGCCTACGAGCAGGCGGCCGGCTGGCACCGGCGCAAGCCGACGGTTGGCGGGTGA
- a CDS encoding amidohydrolase family protein, with the protein MKDGFRVIDSDRHIMEPSDMYDRYMPKKFHGRVKITGPNQSNRLVDGKPVSDSNRRPDREVTDYGYIFASNESWRETFAEAIATGFDPVSNLRDMDKEGIDLSVLFPTMGLYVMWSSDIDPELSQAICRAYNTWLAEYCGHDESRLRGVMLLPLQDPARAVEELRHAREKLGLVGIFWRPNKLCGRTLASPDYYPIYEAAQDLGVTVCVHEGARTVLEQAGGDRYSEFGRHVACHPMEQMLACLSFCGDGVLEKFPALKVAYLESGCGWVPFWLERMDEHWEHESHGSAKTTPEKPSFYFHRQCWVSCEAGEELVPSFVEHVGNDRLTMATDYPHSDCIDKWPDLTVGALSANDKLSEETRRKILWDNPVQMFGLGM; encoded by the coding sequence ATGAAGGACGGATTTCGAGTAATCGATTCGGATCGGCACATCATGGAGCCTTCGGACATGTATGACCGGTACATGCCGAAGAAGTTCCACGGGCGGGTAAAGATCACCGGACCGAACCAGTCCAACCGCCTCGTCGACGGCAAGCCCGTGTCCGACTCCAACCGGCGGCCGGACCGGGAGGTCACCGACTACGGCTACATCTTCGCCAGCAACGAGTCCTGGCGCGAGACCTTCGCCGAGGCCATCGCCACCGGTTTCGACCCCGTGTCCAACCTGCGCGACATGGACAAGGAAGGCATCGACCTGAGCGTGCTGTTCCCGACCATGGGCCTCTACGTCATGTGGAGCTCGGACATCGACCCCGAACTGAGCCAGGCCATCTGCCGTGCCTACAACACCTGGCTGGCCGAGTACTGCGGCCACGATGAGTCGCGGTTGCGCGGCGTCATGCTGCTGCCGTTGCAGGATCCCGCCCGCGCCGTCGAGGAGCTGCGCCACGCGCGCGAGAAGCTCGGCCTGGTGGGGATCTTCTGGCGCCCCAACAAGCTCTGCGGGCGCACGCTGGCGAGCCCGGACTACTATCCGATCTACGAGGCGGCCCAGGACCTGGGCGTGACCGTGTGCGTCCACGAGGGCGCGCGCACGGTCCTGGAGCAGGCGGGCGGCGACCGCTACAGTGAGTTCGGCCGCCACGTGGCCTGTCATCCCATGGAGCAGATGCTCGCCTGCCTGAGCTTCTGCGGCGACGGCGTCCTGGAGAAGTTCCCCGCGTTGAAGGTCGCCTACCTGGAGTCCGGTTGCGGTTGGGTGCCGTTCTGGCTGGAGCGCATGGATGAGCACTGGGAGCACGAGTCTCACGGTTCCGCCAAGACCACGCCGGAGAAGCCGAGTTTCTACTTCCACCGCCAGTGCTGGGTGAGTTGCGAGGCCGGCGAGGAGTTGGTGCCGAGCTTCGTCGAGCACGTCGGCAACGATCGCCTGACCATGGCCACGGACTATCCCCACAGTGACTGCATCGACAAGTGGCCGGATCTCACCGTGGGCGCCCTGAGCGCCAACGACAAGCTGTCGGAGGAGACGCGCCGCAAGATCCTGTGGGACAACCCGGTGCAGATGTTCGGGCTGGGGATGTAG
- a CDS encoding ABC transporter substrate-binding protein, which translates to MRIAAVDLVSNTCFPALAAQELGFYQEEGADVEIELVSQIGATRALREGHADAMIAGSVHDLLREFPGWRGAKLLVALSQGTPWLLTVRADLAAERGDIGGLKGLRLTAAEGPDLVFKTLLAAGGLDPERDVSIVHLPGSEGRDVSFGVYAARGLESGQIDGFWSNAMGSATAVSLGVGKVHVDVRRGDDPAEVRYCTFAGVGTTDAFIEREPEQAAAAVRAIVKAQKALRADPSKAALVGERLFPKDAAELITGIVERDVPFYEPAISEEAVTKLNAFAQSVGHLPGPVPYEQVAAVRFSALWEG; encoded by the coding sequence ATGCGCATCGCAGCCGTAGACCTTGTCAGCAACACCTGTTTTCCGGCCCTGGCCGCCCAGGAGCTGGGTTTCTACCAAGAAGAGGGCGCGGACGTGGAGATCGAGCTGGTCTCGCAGATCGGCGCCACGCGCGCGCTCCGGGAGGGGCACGCGGACGCCATGATCGCGGGGTCGGTGCACGACCTGTTGCGGGAGTTTCCCGGCTGGAGGGGGGCCAAGTTGTTGGTGGCGCTGTCTCAGGGGACGCCCTGGCTCCTGACGGTGCGCGCGGACCTCGCGGCGGAGCGGGGGGACATCGGCGGGCTGAAGGGCTTGCGCCTGACCGCGGCGGAAGGGCCGGACCTGGTGTTCAAGACGCTGCTGGCCGCCGGGGGCCTGGATCCCGAACGTGACGTGAGCATCGTGCATCTGCCGGGCTCCGAGGGCCGGGACGTTTCATTTGGCGTCTACGCCGCGCGCGGGCTGGAGTCCGGGCAAATCGACGGCTTCTGGTCCAACGCCATGGGCAGCGCCACAGCGGTTTCGCTCGGGGTCGGCAAGGTCCACGTGGACGTGCGGCGGGGCGACGACCCCGCGGAAGTCCGCTACTGCACCTTCGCAGGGGTGGGAACGACCGACGCCTTCATCGAACGGGAGCCGGAACAGGCCGCGGCCGCGGTGCGGGCCATCGTCAAGGCGCAGAAGGCGCTGCGCGCGGATCCCTCCAAGGCCGCGCTGGTGGGGGAGCGGCTCTTCCCGAAGGACGCGGCCGAGCTCATCACCGGCATCGTGGAGCGGGACGTGCCGTTCTACGAGCCCGCCATTTCCGAGGAGGCGGTCACGAAGCTGAACGCGTTCGCCCAGTCCGTCGGCCACCTGCCGGGGCCGGTACCCTACGAGCAGGTGGCGGCGGTCCGGTTCAGCGCTTTGTGGGAGGGGTGA
- a CDS encoding cupin domain-containing protein codes for MGVEPGAELFDFNEPSATGKAGFGTWQNPKSPYDRFMEDQGISIHRDIGVHKVQDLPLKPWSRLGGRGIGIQLLGTEHLWGMYVVEVPGAGSLNAERHLYEETYYVVEGRGTTEVWHESESRKLTFEWGPGSLFGIPLNAWHRVVNATSAPAMLLAATTAPNILNLTRDAEFVMNCPYEFSKRFSGDDDYFKPVEEVRADPVRGLAMRLTNVIPDIVTCELPRDNRRSFSYRRVEPHMAGANFYMKIAQYETGQYSKAHKHSSGAILVCIKGKGFSCTWPDTLGMRPWEAGRGDDVKQQTYEPVGMISAAPMRGDWFHQHFGTDPEGLRLLIFDGPYGPAFRRGGAPGAQAKDVGAVDTRDGGNAISYMDEDPQIRKTYEAELAANGMESHMPEWAYETRTPPEGALEPAAGF; via the coding sequence ATGGGAGTGGAGCCCGGCGCGGAACTTTTCGATTTCAACGAGCCCTCGGCCACGGGCAAGGCCGGTTTCGGCACGTGGCAGAACCCGAAATCACCCTACGACCGTTTCATGGAGGACCAGGGCATCTCCATCCACCGGGACATCGGCGTGCACAAGGTCCAGGACCTGCCGCTCAAGCCCTGGAGCCGCCTGGGCGGGCGCGGCATCGGCATCCAGCTCCTGGGCACCGAGCACCTCTGGGGCATGTACGTGGTGGAGGTCCCCGGCGCGGGCTCGCTCAACGCCGAGCGCCATCTCTACGAGGAGACCTACTACGTGGTCGAGGGGCGCGGCACCACCGAGGTGTGGCACGAGAGCGAGAGCAGGAAGCTCACCTTCGAGTGGGGTCCGGGCTCGCTCTTCGGCATCCCGCTCAACGCCTGGCACCGGGTGGTCAACGCCACCTCCGCCCCGGCCATGCTCCTCGCCGCCACCACCGCGCCCAACATCCTGAACCTGACCCGCGACGCCGAGTTCGTGATGAACTGCCCCTACGAATTCAGCAAACGGTTCTCCGGCGATGACGACTACTTCAAGCCCGTGGAAGAAGTACGCGCCGACCCGGTGCGCGGCCTGGCCATGCGCCTCACCAACGTCATCCCGGACATCGTCACCTGCGAGCTGCCGCGGGACAACCGACGCTCCTTCAGCTACCGGCGGGTGGAGCCGCACATGGCCGGGGCCAACTTCTACATGAAGATCGCCCAGTACGAGACCGGCCAATACTCCAAGGCGCACAAGCACAGCTCCGGCGCCATCCTGGTGTGCATCAAGGGCAAGGGTTTCAGCTGCACGTGGCCGGACACCCTGGGCATGCGGCCGTGGGAGGCAGGACGCGGGGACGACGTCAAGCAGCAGACCTACGAGCCGGTGGGCATGATCAGCGCCGCGCCCATGCGCGGCGACTGGTTCCATCAGCACTTCGGCACCGATCCGGAGGGGCTCAGGCTGCTGATCTTCGACGGCCCCTACGGACCGGCCTTCCGGCGCGGCGGCGCCCCCGGCGCCCAGGCCAAGGACGTAGGCGCGGTGGACACCCGCGACGGCGGCAACGCCATCTCCTACATGGACGAGGACCCGCAGATCCGAAAGACCTACGAGGCCGAGCTGGCCGCCAACGGCATGGAGAGCCACATGCCCGAGTGGGCTTACGAGACGCGCACGCCGCCGGAAGGGGCGCTGGAGCCGGCGGCAGGGTTCTGA